A DNA window from Azotosporobacter soli contains the following coding sequences:
- a CDS encoding peptide MFS transporter yields MDNKGQVGYPRGMFFLAGTEMWERFSYYGIMSVLILYLTKGLGIDDAQAGLIVGTYISFTWMSPVLGGWLADNLLGQVNAIKLGGLGIFVGNLILALHSDGLLTFFLGLAFIILGTGLLKSSISILVGMLFEDGDPRIDRAYTIFYLFINIGATLSAGINEIAERSENWSIGFALATVGMLLGLVIFLLGRRQYKGSARIESKAALYEKSYGVANKLWLATGFLLLLPLIVFFFTTPAVTNYFMLLVSIAVIATIVWQWKRHESRRERGGILAILVYVVYQIAYFSLYQQVSDTIILFMDRVVDMQVAGISISSGAASLLFNSLFVIVLAPLLATLYSWLGKRDWEPSTPVKFFLALSVMSLSFLVFGLTAQGAVTGAKASIWLVILGFFIFTISDVLSGPISLSLIAQLAPKNISGFMMGSMFFSMAAGGYVSGLLTAWVGGDVAPGASVETYAQLYATLFLYCAAAMLSVALLYLFVVPFLKRIHHLAAGETAEEEKQDTLLE; encoded by the coding sequence GTGGACAATAAGGGACAGGTCGGCTATCCGCGGGGCATGTTCTTCCTGGCAGGCACGGAGATGTGGGAACGGTTCAGCTACTATGGCATCATGTCGGTGCTGATTTTGTATTTAACGAAAGGGCTGGGGATCGATGACGCGCAGGCGGGACTCATTGTCGGCACCTACATTTCCTTTACCTGGATGTCGCCGGTGCTTGGCGGCTGGTTAGCGGACAATTTGCTGGGGCAGGTTAACGCGATCAAGTTGGGCGGTTTGGGTATCTTCGTCGGCAATTTGATTTTAGCGTTGCACAGCGATGGACTGCTGACTTTTTTTCTTGGCTTGGCGTTTATCATTTTGGGGACGGGGTTGCTGAAATCATCGATTTCGATTCTGGTCGGCATGCTGTTTGAAGACGGTGATCCCCGCATCGACAGGGCGTATACGATCTTCTATCTCTTTATAAACATTGGCGCGACGCTGTCGGCAGGCATCAACGAAATTGCCGAACGCAGTGAAAACTGGAGCATTGGGTTTGCGCTGGCGACGGTGGGCATGCTATTGGGACTAGTCATTTTTTTGCTTGGACGCAGGCAGTACAAAGGGAGCGCGCGGATTGAAAGCAAAGCCGCTTTGTATGAAAAAAGCTACGGCGTAGCGAACAAGCTCTGGCTGGCGACGGGATTTTTACTGTTGCTGCCGCTGATCGTATTTTTCTTCACGACGCCAGCGGTGACAAACTATTTCATGCTGCTGGTCAGCATCGCGGTTATCGCGACGATTGTCTGGCAATGGAAGCGGCATGAAAGTCGGCGTGAACGCGGCGGAATCCTGGCGATTTTGGTGTACGTAGTATACCAAATTGCTTACTTTTCGCTCTACCAACAGGTCAGCGATACGATCATCCTCTTTATGGACCGGGTCGTCGATATGCAAGTTGCCGGAATCAGCATTTCCTCGGGCGCAGCCAGTCTGCTGTTCAATAGTTTGTTCGTTATTGTATTAGCGCCGCTCTTGGCTACGCTGTACAGCTGGCTTGGGAAAAGGGATTGGGAACCTTCGACGCCGGTTAAGTTTTTCCTCGCCTTGTCGGTCATGTCGCTCAGCTTTCTCGTGTTCGGATTGACGGCCCAGGGAGCGGTCACGGGTGCAAAGGCATCTATTTGGTTGGTCATCTTGGGATTCTTTATTTTTACGATTTCTGATGTTTTAAGTGGGCCGATCAGTCTGTCTTTGATTGCCCAGCTTGCGCCGAAAAATATTAGCGGCTTCATGATGGGATCGATGTTTTTTTCGATGGCGGCGGGCGGTTATGTATCGGGGCTGTTGACCGCGTGGGTGGGCGGCGATGTTGCGCCCGGAGCGAGCGTGGAAACCTATGCGCAGCTATATGCAACGCTTTTCTTATACTGCGCAGCAGCAATGCTTTCGGTGGCGCTGCTCTATCTCTTTGTTGTGCCGTTTTTGAAGCGGATTCATCATTTGGCGGCAGGTGAAACGGCGGAAGAGGAAAAACAGGATACATTACTAGAGTGA
- a CDS encoding apolipoprotein N-acyltransferase, producing MQDSKQIMQGGLRLMELAATMLCSSLAYYFSTGVYNNWLLTWLAPLPLLVYTLRASTRCSALAAFVVCFAGFSNVVFAYAQTIIPVSFLVYGNLISAVAFTSLVMLFRYLALRKAHWIGSFLLASGWTAFEWIVAQYSKAGTIDSIAYTQVFNLPLLQIASITGIWGISFLLLLVPSGLALAWHYRKNRKICLQASLIPLCILLLTLLFGICRLSVANQGPTVKIGMASIPVKVEDLLSRKQPQRADEMISQYIACVERLARSGVKLVVLPEKIAGLNLNERAQVLDVFAAAARQYQVALIAALDVEQDGRFYNTAYLFLPSGGNALRYDKQHLLPFSEGKYTAGEKLGVSVQKDGGVWGVAICKDMDFPEPSRAYGQAGTQLLLVPALDFKTDALLHARVAIVRGVEYNYAVARAGQWGLLSLSDNKGRMLKMMESSGDEEAVLLVGEVQLGQGQSLYSCWGDWFAYFSAGLFVALLVFFLQLKKENGEVE from the coding sequence ATGCAGGATAGCAAGCAGATTATGCAAGGCGGATTGAGATTGATGGAACTGGCGGCAACGATGCTCTGTAGTTCGCTGGCCTATTACTTTTCGACCGGAGTCTATAATAATTGGTTGCTGACGTGGTTGGCGCCGCTTCCGCTTTTGGTATATACACTGCGGGCATCCACGCGCTGCAGCGCGTTGGCCGCGTTTGTCGTTTGCTTTGCGGGCTTTTCCAATGTCGTCTTTGCCTATGCGCAGACTATTATTCCCGTCTCGTTTCTTGTTTACGGAAATCTAATAAGCGCCGTTGCTTTTACAAGTTTGGTCATGTTGTTTCGTTATCTGGCATTACGTAAAGCACACTGGATAGGGAGTTTTCTTTTGGCCAGCGGTTGGACGGCGTTTGAGTGGATCGTTGCACAATATTCAAAGGCAGGGACGATTGACAGCATCGCGTATACGCAGGTGTTTAATTTGCCGCTGCTCCAAATTGCCTCGATCACGGGAATCTGGGGCATATCCTTTTTGCTGCTGTTGGTTCCGTCCGGTCTTGCCTTAGCCTGGCATTACCGTAAAAACAGAAAAATATGTTTGCAGGCGAGTTTGATTCCATTATGCATTCTTCTTCTTACGCTGCTGTTTGGCATCTGCCGTTTATCCGTAGCGAACCAAGGGCCGACAGTGAAAATCGGCATGGCGTCGATTCCGGTGAAGGTAGAAGATTTGCTGTCGCGCAAACAGCCGCAACGTGCGGACGAGATGATCAGCCAATATATTGCTTGTGTGGAACGCCTTGCGCGCTCCGGCGTCAAGCTAGTCGTGTTGCCGGAAAAAATTGCCGGTTTGAATCTGAATGAGCGGGCGCAGGTGTTGGATGTCTTTGCTGCGGCGGCCCGCCAATATCAGGTCGCGCTAATTGCAGCGCTGGATGTAGAGCAGGACGGGCGTTTTTACAACACGGCCTATTTGTTTTTGCCAAGTGGGGGAAATGCGTTGCGCTATGACAAGCAACATTTGCTGCCGTTTTCCGAAGGAAAATATACTGCGGGGGAAAAGCTTGGTGTGAGCGTGCAAAAAGACGGCGGAGTCTGGGGCGTTGCCATCTGCAAAGATATGGACTTTCCAGAACCGAGCCGTGCCTATGGCCAGGCGGGGACGCAGCTCTTGCTTGTGCCTGCGCTCGATTTTAAGACCGATGCGTTATTGCATGCGCGCGTTGCGATTGTGCGCGGCGTTGAGTACAACTATGCGGTGGCGCGCGCTGGGCAGTGGGGCTTGCTGAGTCTGAGCGACAACAAAGGGCGCATGCTTAAAATGATGGAGAGTAGCGGTGATGAGGAAGCGGTACTGTTGGTAGGCGAAGTGCAACTTGGCCAAGGGCAGTCGCTCTACAGCTGCTGGGGCGACTGGTTCGCCTATTTTTCCGCGGGGTTATTTGTTGCATTGCTTGTTTTCTTTCTTCAATTGAAAAAAGAAAACGGTGAAGTGGAGTAG
- a CDS encoding AraC family transcriptional regulator: MKFLEDTNRIVTFIESNLDDDIWLDDIMQLTRLSKFHYSRIFKALTGITLSEYIRRRKLSRAALDLVETKKAIIDIAFACGYESQAAFTRGFKAMYGFTPKAYRVNKTHFANLDQVIFNEAILSLKKGEDRIEPIFIERGKINIVGLQYRGDNSNREIPKLWSRLALRMAEIKNAANSNFSYGFETYGDDRKDSNVLTYVAGVEAGAEDPLPPGLVSVEIPANQYAAFPIAAIIEEVPKTIRRIYGELLFAWKIEPCGDYDFELFDETFIPNDAAARYYLCIPIK, translated from the coding sequence ATGAAATTTTTAGAGGACACGAATCGAATCGTAACGTTCATTGAGAGCAATCTGGACGACGATATTTGGCTTGACGATATAATGCAACTGACGCGGCTGTCAAAATTTCATTACAGCCGCATTTTTAAAGCGCTTACCGGCATCACGCTGAGCGAGTATATACGGCGGAGAAAGCTGAGCCGTGCGGCTCTGGATTTGGTGGAAACGAAAAAAGCGATTATCGATATCGCATTTGCCTGCGGCTACGAATCGCAAGCCGCGTTCACCAGAGGTTTTAAAGCGATGTATGGTTTCACGCCCAAAGCCTATCGGGTAAATAAAACGCATTTTGCCAATTTGGATCAAGTGATTTTTAACGAGGCGATACTCAGTCTGAAAAAAGGCGAAGACAGGATCGAGCCGATTTTTATCGAGCGGGGAAAAATAAATATCGTGGGGCTGCAGTATAGAGGCGATAATTCGAACCGGGAAATTCCGAAGCTTTGGAGCCGTTTGGCGTTGCGCATGGCAGAAATAAAAAATGCCGCAAATTCCAACTTCAGCTATGGCTTTGAAACATATGGCGACGATCGCAAAGACAGCAATGTGTTAACGTATGTTGCAGGCGTGGAAGCGGGCGCGGAAGACCCACTGCCGCCGGGCCTGGTTTCCGTCGAAATTCCCGCGAACCAATATGCGGCCTTTCCGATTGCCGCGATTATTGAAGAGGTTCCGAAAACGATTCGACGGATTTATGGCGAGTTGTTGTTTGCGTGGAAGATTGAACCCTGTGGCGATTATGATTTTGAGCTGTTTGACGAAACGTTCATTCCCAATGATGCGGCTGCGCGATATTACTTGTGCATTCCGATAAAGTAG
- the aspD gene encoding aspartate 4-decarboxylase, producing MSKHNFQRDEIERIYGKVSPFELKDKLIGLARENEAHSLLDAGRGNPNWTAATPREAFFLFGMFAVEETRRVWADKDLAGMPKREGIAERLKFYLEKHASMPGAELLNKIVAYGITLKGFEPDEWVYELADGIIGDNYPLPSRMLRHVEAVVRDYLEQELSLPERSGDKLSLFAVEGATAGMCYIFDSLIANNIFDKGDKIALMAPIFTPYLEIPHLPRYNLQVVEVLADEMTVDGIHTWQYPPEEMKKLCDPSIKALFIVNPSNPASVAMKPETVRQLREIVETHNRDLMIISDDVYSTFVDGFQSLMAELPYNAIGVYSFSKYFGVTGWRLGTIALYENNVFDKLLRNQAEDKTLRARKRYEGLSIEPDSIPFIERIVADSRQVALNHTAGLSTPQQVQMAFFSLFALLDKEDRYKNLTKDICRRRKKLLFDSLGLKLRQDQHDAAYYTQFDLLEWAAHYYNKEFAHYLQANHKPVDILLRLAEEFSVVLLGGNGFHASEWSIRISLANLTDEAYSHIGDAIGKILKEFVAKWEEEKRR from the coding sequence ATGAGCAAACATAATTTTCAGCGTGATGAAATTGAGCGGATTTACGGCAAAGTCAGCCCGTTTGAACTCAAAGACAAATTGATCGGTTTGGCAAGGGAAAACGAAGCGCATTCGCTGCTCGATGCAGGGCGGGGAAATCCGAATTGGACAGCGGCGACGCCGCGTGAGGCGTTCTTTCTTTTCGGCATGTTCGCGGTCGAAGAAACGCGCCGGGTTTGGGCGGATAAGGATCTGGCCGGCATGCCGAAGCGCGAGGGAATTGCAGAGCGGCTGAAGTTCTATCTGGAAAAGCATGCATCAATGCCCGGCGCGGAACTTTTAAATAAGATCGTTGCCTATGGCATCACGCTGAAAGGCTTCGAGCCGGATGAGTGGGTCTATGAGCTGGCGGACGGAATCATCGGCGATAATTATCCGCTGCCCAGCCGCATGCTCAGGCATGTGGAAGCGGTTGTGCGTGACTATCTGGAGCAGGAATTGTCGCTGCCGGAGCGATCCGGCGACAAATTGAGCCTCTTTGCGGTCGAAGGCGCGACGGCGGGCATGTGCTATATCTTCGACAGCCTGATTGCCAATAATATCTTTGATAAGGGCGATAAGATCGCGCTGATGGCGCCGATCTTTACGCCTTACCTGGAGATTCCGCATCTGCCGCGCTATAACTTGCAGGTGGTCGAGGTGCTTGCCGACGAGATGACGGTCGACGGCATCCATACCTGGCAGTACCCGCCGGAAGAAATGAAGAAACTTTGCGATCCGTCGATCAAGGCCTTGTTCATCGTGAACCCGAGCAACCCGGCGTCGGTGGCGATGAAGCCGGAAACGGTGCGCCAGTTGCGCGAGATCGTGGAGACTCATAACCGGGATCTGATGATCATATCGGATGACGTCTACAGTACCTTTGTCGATGGCTTTCAGTCGTTGATGGCAGAGCTGCCTTATAATGCGATCGGCGTGTATTCGTTTTCCAAGTATTTCGGCGTAACCGGCTGGCGGCTGGGGACGATTGCCTTGTATGAAAACAATGTCTTTGATAAACTGCTGCGCAATCAGGCGGAGGACAAAACGCTGCGCGCGCGAAAACGCTATGAGGGCCTTTCAATTGAGCCGGACAGCATTCCGTTTATCGAGCGGATCGTGGCCGACAGCCGTCAGGTCGCGCTGAATCATACCGCCGGGCTTTCTACGCCGCAGCAGGTTCAGATGGCTTTTTTCTCGTTGTTTGCGCTCTTGGATAAGGAAGACCGCTATAAGAATTTGACGAAAGATATCTGCCGCCGTCGCAAGAAGCTACTCTTCGACAGCTTAGGCTTGAAGCTGCGACAAGACCAGCACGACGCGGCCTATTATACGCAGTTTGATCTTTTGGAATGGGCGGCGCACTATTATAATAAGGAGTTCGCCCACTATCTGCAGGCGAATCATAAACCGGTCGATATCCTGCTGCGCTTGGCCGAGGAATTTTCCGTCGTCTTGCTGGGCGGCAACGGCTTTCATGCATCGGAATGGTCGATACGGATCTCGCTGGCGAACCTTACGGATGAAGCCTACTCCCATATCGGCGATGCGATCGGAAAAATATTAAAAGAGTTCGTTGCGAAATGGGAAGAAGAGAAGCGGAGATAA
- a CDS encoding MFS transporter produces the protein MAKIESSEPVARKEKKTLLTGSLAHFIQDGFSDMLYVFFPLWQAQFALSFAEIGFLKTLFSGTMAGFQVPASSLAQRVGSLRLLTAGIVLTSVTVFCWGYAATPLALGVFLVLGGLGASVQHPIASSLISNAYVGVSARRTALSTFNVAGDIGKLALPGTAAYLLLNHSWMSVGQMFGLLGAGIALVIILSQRNVRQSEGAMQAKAGKASGGRLRWRGYEAFWSLSTIGVIDSATRMGFLTFLPFLLQEKGAGIATIGLVLSLIFAGGAAGKLVCGILALKVGVLRSVIVTELMTTLGIFAMILFPLQAAIVFSPFIGIALNGTSSVLYGSVPELVTEERRQQAFAVFYTLTIGSGAVSPFLYGMLSDSVGVKTAVIIVALVALLTLPLTAPLRNKISGKR, from the coding sequence ATGGCTAAAATCGAAAGTAGTGAACCGGTTGCGAGAAAAGAAAAAAAGACGCTGCTGACAGGGAGTCTGGCGCATTTTATCCAGGATGGCTTTTCGGATATGCTGTATGTCTTTTTCCCGCTTTGGCAGGCGCAGTTTGCGTTGAGTTTTGCGGAGATCGGCTTTTTGAAGACGCTTTTTTCCGGCACGATGGCGGGCTTTCAGGTGCCGGCCAGTTCGCTTGCGCAGCGGGTCGGCTCGCTGCGCTTACTGACGGCAGGGATCGTTTTGACCAGTGTGACGGTCTTTTGCTGGGGTTATGCGGCAACGCCGCTGGCGCTCGGCGTTTTTCTGGTGCTTGGCGGTTTGGGTGCGAGTGTGCAGCATCCGATCGCGTCGTCTTTGATCTCGAATGCGTATGTCGGCGTAAGTGCGCGCCGGACGGCCTTGAGCACGTTCAACGTCGCAGGCGATATCGGTAAACTGGCGTTGCCGGGAACGGCCGCTTATCTGCTGCTGAATCACAGTTGGATGTCGGTCGGCCAGATGTTCGGACTGCTGGGGGCGGGCATTGCGCTTGTCATTATTTTGAGCCAGCGGAATGTACGGCAAAGCGAGGGCGCTATGCAAGCGAAGGCGGGCAAAGCATCCGGCGGCCGTTTGCGCTGGCGGGGGTATGAAGCGTTCTGGTCTCTGTCGACGATCGGCGTCATAGACAGTGCGACGCGGATGGGGTTCTTGACGTTCCTGCCGTTTTTATTGCAGGAAAAAGGCGCGGGCATTGCGACGATCGGTCTGGTGCTTTCGCTTATCTTTGCCGGAGGCGCGGCGGGAAAACTGGTCTGCGGGATTTTGGCGCTCAAGGTTGGGGTGCTGCGCTCTGTGATTGTGACCGAACTGATGACGACGCTGGGCATCTTTGCGATGATTCTCTTTCCTTTGCAGGCGGCGATCGTGTTTTCGCCGTTCATCGGCATTGCGCTGAACGGCACTTCATCGGTGCTGTACGGCAGCGTGCCGGAGTTGGTGACGGAGGAACGACGCCAACAGGCGTTCGCGGTCTTTTATACGCTGACGATCGGCTCCGGTGCGGTATCGCCGTTTCTTTACGGCATGCTCAGCGATTCCGTCGGGGTAAAGACCGCCGTCATTATCGTTGCGCTGGTCGCGCTGCTTACACTGCCGCTGACAGCGCCGCTGCGCAATAAAATTAGCGGCAAACGCTGA
- a CDS encoding LysR family transcriptional regulator — translation MRASKIVGCVADMELRLLETFLMVAKMENITQAAEQLKFSQPTVTTQIRTLEEDFGVLLFERVGKKLYRTEAGTRLIGYAEKMLLLHGEAQAALQEFSYDRVIKIGLGTAVAAHTLSPVLQEFQTQLPNVAVQIEHCLDVPTAVKGVLDNCFDFAIVHKEIANKRIVKFDIVVEPLLWVARPDLLAKYGKDVWLHPFIALKQGSIYRGKYDGLLKENKKRPVLEYSDSEGIRQAALNGLGVGVLPEVLVKHDLREGALVAFEDAPLLTIDFSLIFHREKTFTLPIRTLLEVLARHGNRESGLLEYMRAH, via the coding sequence ATGAGAGCAAGTAAAATTGTAGGATGTGTTGCGGATATGGAACTGCGTTTATTGGAAACGTTTCTGATGGTGGCGAAGATGGAGAATATCACGCAGGCGGCAGAACAGCTGAAATTCAGCCAGCCGACCGTGACGACGCAGATCAGAACGCTGGAAGAAGACTTTGGCGTCTTGCTCTTTGAGCGGGTGGGCAAGAAGCTGTATCGAACCGAAGCGGGAACGCGCCTGATCGGCTATGCCGAAAAAATGCTGCTCTTGCACGGCGAAGCGCAAGCGGCCTTGCAGGAGTTTTCCTATGACAGGGTGATCAAGATTGGACTGGGTACCGCGGTCGCGGCGCATACGCTCTCGCCTGTTCTGCAGGAATTTCAAACGCAGCTGCCCAATGTTGCGGTACAAATTGAACATTGTCTTGACGTTCCGACCGCGGTGAAAGGCGTGTTGGATAATTGTTTTGATTTTGCGATTGTCCACAAGGAAATTGCCAACAAACGAATCGTCAAATTCGATATCGTCGTCGAACCGCTGCTCTGGGTGGCCCGGCCGGATCTGCTTGCGAAATACGGTAAGGATGTCTGGCTCCACCCGTTCATCGCGCTCAAGCAGGGCTCCATCTACCGGGGAAAATACGACGGACTCTTAAAGGAAAACAAGAAACGGCCGGTTTTGGAATACAGCGATTCGGAAGGAATTCGGCAAGCGGCGCTTAACGGGCTGGGCGTCGGCGTATTGCCGGAAGTGCTGGTGAAACACGACCTGAGGGAGGGGGCGCTGGTCGCGTTCGAGGACGCGCCTTTGCTGACGATTGATTTTTCGCTGATTTTTCATCGGGAAAAAACATTTACGCTGCCGATCCGCACCTTGCTCGAAGTGCTGGCCCGGCACGGCAACAGGGAGAGCGGATTGCTCGAATACATGCGCGCGCATTAG